A region of Mesorhizobium sp. AR02 DNA encodes the following proteins:
- the purL gene encoding phosphoribosylformylglycinamidine synthase subunit PurL — MTISNSVPITPELIAAHGLKPDEYQRILDLVGREPSFTELGIFSAMWNEHCSYKSSKKWLRTLPTTGPQVIQGPGENAGVVDIGDGDCVVFKMESHNHPSFIEPYQGAATGVGGILRDVFTMGARPIAAMNALRFGAPDHPKTRHLVAGVVSGVGGYGNSFGVPTVGGEVNFDARYNGNILVNAFAAGLAKTNAIFLSEAKGVGLPVVYLGAKTGRDGVGGATMASAEFDDKIDEKRPTVQVGDPFTEKCLLEACLELMASGAVIAIQDMGAAGLTCSAVEMGAKGDLGIELDLDKVPVREERMSAYEMMLSESQERMLMVLRPEKEKEAEAIFHKWGLDFAIVGKTTDDLRFRVLHQGDQVADLPIKDLGDKAPEYDRPWVEPKKPAPLAANDVPQADVADALLKLLGGPDLSSRRWVWEQYDTLIQGNSLQLPGGDAGVVRVEGHATKALAFSSDVTPRYCEADPYEGGKQAVAECWRNLTATGALPLAATDNLNFGNPERPEIMGQLVGAVKGIGDACRALGFPIVSGNVSLYNETNGQGILPTPTIGGVGLISDWSKMVRISFAAEGQMILLVGAPASWGTHLGQSVYFRDVHGRTDGPPPPVDLAHEKRVGDHVRSLIASGIVTAAHDVSDGGIAVALAEMAMASGIGATVPGLVGTDPIPVWFGEDQGRYLLTLSIDPHGEEWDAIRKQQGELGIFAPWIGSTGGNTLKLGDARAIPVSDLTAAHEGWFPRFMDQAS; from the coding sequence ATGACCATTTCCAATTCCGTGCCGATCACCCCGGAGCTTATTGCCGCGCACGGGCTGAAGCCCGACGAATATCAGCGCATCCTCGACCTCGTCGGACGCGAGCCGAGCTTTACCGAACTCGGCATCTTCTCGGCGATGTGGAACGAGCACTGTTCCTACAAATCCTCGAAGAAGTGGCTGCGCACGCTGCCCACCACCGGGCCACAGGTCATCCAGGGGCCGGGCGAGAATGCTGGCGTGGTCGACATTGGTGACGGCGACTGCGTCGTCTTCAAGATGGAAAGCCACAACCATCCTTCCTTCATTGAGCCCTACCAAGGTGCGGCGACCGGCGTCGGCGGCATTTTGCGCGATGTCTTCACCATGGGCGCGCGGCCGATCGCGGCGATGAACGCGCTGCGCTTCGGCGCTCCCGATCACCCCAAGACCAGGCACCTCGTCGCCGGTGTGGTTTCAGGTGTCGGCGGCTACGGCAACTCCTTCGGCGTGCCGACGGTCGGCGGCGAGGTCAATTTCGACGCCCGCTATAACGGCAACATTCTGGTCAACGCTTTTGCCGCGGGCCTCGCCAAGACCAATGCCATCTTCCTGTCGGAAGCCAAGGGCGTCGGCCTGCCGGTCGTCTATCTCGGCGCCAAGACCGGCCGCGACGGCGTCGGCGGCGCCACCATGGCGTCGGCCGAATTCGACGACAAGATCGACGAGAAGCGCCCGACCGTGCAGGTCGGCGACCCCTTCACCGAAAAATGCCTGCTGGAAGCCTGCCTCGAACTGATGGCCTCAGGCGCCGTCATCGCCATCCAGGACATGGGTGCGGCCGGCCTCACCTGCTCGGCGGTCGAGATGGGCGCCAAGGGCGACCTCGGCATCGAACTCGACCTCGACAAGGTGCCGGTGCGCGAGGAGCGCATGAGCGCCTACGAGATGATGCTGTCGGAGAGCCAGGAGCGCATGCTGATGGTGCTGCGCCCCGAGAAAGAAAAGGAAGCCGAGGCGATCTTCCACAAATGGGGCCTCGACTTCGCCATCGTCGGCAAGACCACCGACGATCTGCGCTTCCGCGTGCTGCATCAGGGCGACCAGGTCGCCGATCTGCCGATCAAGGACCTTGGCGACAAGGCGCCGGAATATGACCGCCCGTGGGTCGAGCCAAAGAAGCCGGCGCCGCTCGCTGCCAATGACGTTCCGCAGGCCGATGTCGCCGATGCGTTGCTGAAACTGCTCGGCGGACCGGACCTGTCGTCGCGCCGCTGGGTGTGGGAGCAGTATGACACACTGATCCAGGGCAATTCGCTGCAGCTTCCCGGCGGCGATGCCGGCGTGGTGCGAGTGGAAGGCCATGCGACCAAGGCGCTCGCCTTCTCCTCCGACGTGACGCCGCGCTATTGCGAGGCCGATCCCTATGAGGGCGGCAAGCAGGCCGTGGCCGAATGCTGGCGCAATCTCACCGCCACCGGCGCGCTGCCGCTGGCCGCCACCGACAACCTCAATTTCGGCAACCCGGAACGACCCGAGATCATGGGCCAGCTGGTTGGCGCAGTGAAAGGCATTGGCGATGCCTGCCGCGCCCTCGGCTTCCCGATCGTGTCGGGCAATGTCTCGCTCTACAACGAGACCAACGGCCAGGGCATCCTGCCGACACCGACCATCGGCGGCGTCGGCCTGATATCAGATTGGTCGAAGATGGTGCGCATCAGCTTTGCGGCTGAGGGCCAGATGATCCTGCTGGTCGGCGCTCCTGCCTCCTGGGGCACGCATCTTGGCCAGTCCGTCTATTTCAGAGACGTCCATGGCCGTACGGATGGCCCGCCGCCGCCGGTCGACCTCGCGCATGAGAAGCGCGTCGGAGACCATGTCCGTTCGCTGATCGCGTCCGGCATCGTCACCGCGGCGCATGACGTTTCCGACGGCGGCATCGCTGTCGCTTTGGCGGAAATGGCGATGGCGTCGGGCATCGGCGCGACCGTTCCCGGGCTTGTCGGCACCGATCCGATCCCGGTCTGGTTCGGCGAGGATCAGGGCCGCTATCTCCTGACGCTGTCGATCGACCCGCATGGCGAGGAATGGGACGCCATCCGCAAGCAGCAGGGCGAACTCGGCATTTTCGCGCCGTGGATCGGCTCGACCGGCGGCAACACGCTGAAGCTCGGCGACGCCAGGGCGATCCCGGTCAGCGACTTGACTGCCGCCCACGAAGGCTGGTTCCCCCGCTTCATGGATCAGGCCAGTTGA
- a CDS encoding BolA/IbaG family iron-sulfur metabolism protein has product MAMDAHDIEKLIKDGIPDAKVTIRDLAGDGDHYAAEVVAESFRGKSRVQQHQMVYDALKGNMGGVLHALALQTSVPD; this is encoded by the coding sequence ATGGCAATGGACGCCCACGACATCGAAAAACTGATCAAGGACGGCATTCCGGACGCCAAGGTGACGATCCGCGACCTCGCCGGCGATGGCGACCATTATGCGGCCGAAGTCGTCGCCGAGAGCTTTCGGGGAAAAAGCCGCGTCCAGCAGCACCAGATGGTCTATGACGCGCTGAAGGGCAATATGGGCGGCGTGCTGCATGCACTGGCGCTGCAGACCAGCGTTCCCGACTGA
- the grxD gene encoding Grx4 family monothiol glutaredoxin, producing MSGINDYIDNEVKGNDVVLFMKGTPGFPQCGFSGQVVQILDYIGADYKGVNVLDSAELRQGIKDYSNWPTIPQLYVKGEFVGGCDIIREMFQAGELQTFLVEKGVSVKGAA from the coding sequence ATGAGCGGTATCAACGACTACATCGACAATGAAGTGAAGGGCAACGACGTCGTCCTTTTCATGAAGGGCACGCCCGGTTTCCCGCAGTGCGGTTTTTCCGGCCAGGTCGTCCAGATCCTCGACTATATCGGCGCCGACTATAAAGGCGTGAACGTCCTGGACTCGGCCGAACTGCGCCAGGGCATCAAGGACTATTCCAACTGGCCGACGATCCCGCAGCTCTACGTCAAGGGCGAATTCGTCGGCGGCTGCGACATTATCCGCGAGATGTTCCAGGCCGGCGAATTGCAGACCTTCCTGGTCGAAAAAGGCGTGAGCGTCAAAGGCGCCGCCTGA
- a CDS encoding multidrug effflux MFS transporter, which produces MDQQSTAQQSASKLPIPRWEFIALCAALMALNSLAIDIMLPALQQIGASLGVENENHRQYVVTAYILGFGGGQLFFGPISDRFGRRSPLVAGLIIYVAAAAAAAIAPSFETLLICRAVQGIGAAATRVIAVSIVRDTFEGRRMAEVMSLIFMVFMAIPVIAPGIGQFIMLFATWHYIFVTMAVGALIVSAWSLLRLPETLRPEYRRSLTVSSVVGGFRIVLTNRIALCYAFASTFVFAAMFGFIASAQQIYVDIFNVGEMFPVIFAGVAGVLAFSNFLNSRLVGRIGMRRLSQSALLLFLVISLAWLVVSLEIKMPLWLFVTFFASAMLPFGALGANFNALAMEPLGQLAGTASSILGFMQTFLGGILGTLIGQAFNGTVTPLAAGFCSVSVAALLMILIAERGKMFQPHNPPVSGHITDLH; this is translated from the coding sequence GTGGACCAGCAATCGACAGCGCAGCAATCGGCAAGCAAACTGCCTATTCCGCGCTGGGAGTTCATTGCGCTGTGCGCAGCGCTGATGGCGCTGAATTCGCTGGCCATCGACATCATGCTGCCGGCGCTGCAGCAGATCGGCGCCTCGCTCGGCGTCGAGAATGAAAACCACCGGCAATATGTGGTCACCGCCTACATTCTGGGTTTTGGCGGCGGGCAGTTGTTCTTCGGGCCGATCTCGGACCGTTTCGGCCGCCGCTCACCGCTTGTCGCCGGACTGATCATCTACGTGGCAGCGGCTGCTGCCGCCGCCATTGCGCCGAGCTTCGAAACGCTGCTGATATGCCGCGCCGTGCAAGGCATTGGCGCGGCCGCCACGCGCGTCATCGCGGTCTCGATCGTGCGCGATACGTTCGAGGGCCGGCGCATGGCCGAAGTCATGTCGCTGATCTTCATGGTGTTCATGGCGATACCGGTCATCGCGCCCGGCATCGGCCAGTTCATCATGCTGTTCGCGACCTGGCACTACATCTTCGTCACCATGGCCGTCGGCGCGCTGATCGTGTCGGCGTGGTCGTTGCTGCGCCTGCCTGAAACGCTGCGTCCCGAATATCGCCGGTCGCTGACGGTCTCCTCCGTCGTCGGTGGATTCCGTATCGTGCTCACCAACCGCATCGCGCTCTGCTACGCCTTTGCCAGCACCTTCGTCTTTGCCGCCATGTTCGGCTTCATCGCCTCGGCGCAGCAGATCTATGTCGACATCTTCAACGTCGGCGAGATGTTCCCGGTCATCTTCGCCGGGGTCGCAGGCGTGCTCGCCTTCTCCAATTTTCTGAATTCACGCCTTGTCGGCCGTATCGGCATGCGCCGCCTGTCGCAGAGCGCGCTGCTGCTGTTTCTGGTCATCAGCCTGGCCTGGCTGGTGGTTTCGCTGGAAATCAAGATGCCGCTCTGGCTGTTCGTCACCTTCTTCGCCAGCGCCATGCTTCCCTTCGGTGCGCTTGGCGCCAATTTCAACGCACTGGCCATGGAGCCGCTCGGGCAACTGGCCGGCACGGCATCGTCCATCCTGGGTTTCATGCAGACGTTTCTCGGCGGCATCCTCGGCACGCTGATCGGCCAGGCCTTCAACGGCACGGTGACGCCGCTTGCCGCCGGCTTCTGCAGCGTCTCGGTCGCGGCGCTGCTCATGATCCTCATCGCCGAGCGCGGCAAGATGTTCCAGCCGCACAACCCACCCGTTTCAGGGCATATCACCGACCTGCATTAG
- a CDS encoding TonB C-terminal domain-containing protein, translating to MKSRFAIFAVALAAILFANANAAIAQERLCHSPDPVDTIKEMSDAIYACWKPPPGAAGMSLTLQFSLRRNGTLIGKPRATYSDLGTDAQLSRAFVASILKALDDALPLPFSDSMGGAIAGRMLAPRFTAAIEGAS from the coding sequence ATGAAGTCTCGGTTCGCAATTTTTGCGGTGGCTCTTGCCGCAATCTTGTTTGCAAACGCCAACGCGGCAATCGCGCAAGAGCGCCTCTGCCACAGTCCCGATCCCGTCGACACCATCAAGGAGATGTCGGACGCTATCTACGCCTGTTGGAAGCCGCCACCCGGAGCCGCGGGCATGTCCCTGACGCTGCAGTTCTCGCTTCGCCGCAACGGCACGCTGATCGGCAAGCCTCGCGCCACCTATTCGGATCTCGGGACCGATGCCCAGCTCAGCCGAGCCTTCGTGGCATCCATCCTCAAGGCACTCGACGATGCTCTGCCATTGCCCTTTTCGGACAGTATGGGCGGAGCCATCGCGGGACGCATGCTTGCGCCTCGCTTCACGGCGGCGATTGAAGGTGCATCCTGA
- a CDS encoding inositol monophosphatase family protein has protein sequence MTFDDNAIDWLASLLAEAADTEIMPRFRRLGEGDIRQKTSAADLVTEADVNAERLITARLRQRYPEAMVVGEEACSDNPALLDGLGDADLAFVIDPVDGTFNFASGVPLFGVMLGVVVKGETVAGIIHDPVGKDWLIGAKGAGSHIRHAHGTLERVQVAASAPISEMTGAVSWQYMAEPDRTRLACNQTKTLSQFNYRCAAHEYRLLASGHGHFVVYNKLMPWDHLAGVLIHAEAGGHAARFDGTAYLPSHVGGGLLVAPDRESWQELRRELWAEIGSTSAASA, from the coding sequence ATGACATTTGACGACAACGCGATCGACTGGCTGGCCAGCCTGCTGGCCGAGGCAGCCGACACCGAAATCATGCCCCGCTTTCGCCGGCTGGGCGAGGGTGACATCAGACAGAAGACCTCGGCCGCCGATCTGGTGACGGAAGCGGATGTCAACGCCGAGCGGCTGATCACTGCCAGGCTGCGCCAGCGCTATCCCGAGGCCATGGTCGTCGGCGAGGAAGCCTGTTCCGACAATCCGGCGCTGCTCGATGGTCTGGGTGACGCTGATCTGGCCTTCGTCATCGACCCTGTGGACGGCACCTTCAACTTCGCCTCCGGTGTGCCGCTGTTCGGCGTCATGCTTGGCGTCGTGGTCAAGGGTGAGACGGTCGCCGGCATCATCCACGATCCGGTCGGCAAGGATTGGCTGATCGGCGCCAAGGGCGCCGGCAGCCATATCCGCCATGCGCACGGCACGCTGGAGAGAGTGCAGGTTGCCGCAAGCGCGCCGATCTCTGAGATGACCGGCGCGGTCTCCTGGCAATACATGGCGGAGCCCGACCGCACGCGGCTGGCCTGCAACCAGACCAAGACGCTGTCGCAGTTCAACTATCGCTGCGCCGCCCACGAATACCGCTTGCTCGCGAGTGGCCATGGCCATTTCGTCGTCTACAACAAGCTGATGCCCTGGGATCATCTGGCCGGCGTGCTGATCCATGCCGAAGCCGGCGGCCATGCCGCGCGGTTCGACGGCACGGCCTATCTGCCGTCACATGTCGGCGGCGGTCTGCTTGTCGCGCCCGACCGGGAAAGCTGGCAGGAGTTGCGCCGCGAACTCTGGGCAGAAATAGGATCAACTTCTGCGGCCAGCGCTTGA
- the ttcA gene encoding tRNA 2-thiocytidine(32) synthetase TtcA: MNMQPEIETLEPVAEGGSHPLFADVPSSVEFNKLRKRLLRLARQAIEDFSMVEPGQRWLVALSGGKDSYGLLAMLLDLKWRGLLPVELLACNLDQGQPNFPKHILPDYLNANGIAHRIEYQDTYSVVTDKLPQGSTYCSLCSRLRRGHLYRIAREEGCSALVLGHHREDILETFFMNLFHGGRLAAMPPKLLNDEGDVMVLRPLSYCAEIDLEKFAAAMRFPIIPCDLCGSQEGLQRNAMKAMLDDIEKRMPGRKDTMIRALSNTRPSHLLDRKLFDFAALNQTLITGQDAPDDI; this comes from the coding sequence ATGAATATGCAGCCAGAGATAGAGACGCTTGAACCGGTCGCCGAGGGTGGCTCCCACCCGCTGTTCGCCGATGTGCCGTCCTCGGTCGAGTTCAACAAATTGCGCAAGCGGCTGCTGCGGCTGGCCCGCCAGGCGATCGAGGATTTCTCGATGGTGGAGCCGGGCCAGCGCTGGCTGGTCGCGCTGTCGGGCGGCAAGGATTCCTATGGCCTGCTCGCCATGCTGCTGGACCTCAAATGGCGCGGGCTGCTGCCGGTGGAATTGCTGGCCTGCAATCTCGACCAGGGGCAGCCGAATTTCCCAAAACACATCCTGCCGGACTATCTCAACGCCAACGGCATTGCCCACCGCATCGAGTACCAGGACACCTATTCGGTCGTCACCGACAAGCTGCCGCAGGGCAGCACCTATTGCTCGCTCTGCTCGCGGCTGCGGCGCGGCCATCTCTACCGCATCGCGCGCGAGGAGGGGTGCTCAGCGCTGGTGCTCGGCCATCATCGCGAGGACATTCTCGAAACCTTTTTCATGAACCTGTTCCATGGCGGCCGTCTCGCCGCCATGCCGCCAAAGCTGCTCAACGACGAAGGCGACGTCATGGTGCTGCGGCCGCTGAGCTATTGCGCCGAGATCGACCTCGAAAAATTCGCCGCCGCGATGCGGTTCCCGATCATCCCTTGCGACCTCTGCGGCAGCCAGGAAGGCCTCCAGCGCAACGCCATGAAGGCGATGCTGGACGACATCGAAAAGCGCATGCCCGGCCGCAAGGACACGATGATCCGCGCGCTGTCCAACACCAGGCCATCGCATCTGCTCGACAGGAAGCTGTTCGATTTTGCCGCCCTGAACCAGACCCTCATCACAGGACAAGACGCACCCGATGACATTTGA
- the rpsD gene encoding 30S ribosomal protein S4 gives MSKRESAKYKIDRRLGENIWGRPKSPVNKREYGPGQHGQRRKGKLSDFGLQLRAKQKLKGHYGDVSEKQFRKVYEEADRRKGDTSENLIGLLESRLDAVVYRAKFVPTIFAARQFVNHGHVNVNGKRVNIGSYRCKPGDVVEVREKSKQLVIVLESVGLAERDVPDYIEADHNKMVATFSRIPGLADVPFAVQMEPNLVVEFYSR, from the coding sequence ATGAGCAAGCGCGAATCCGCGAAGTACAAGATCGACCGCCGTCTCGGCGAAAACATCTGGGGCCGCCCGAAGTCCCCGGTCAACAAGCGTGAATACGGCCCCGGCCAGCACGGCCAGCGCCGCAAGGGCAAGCTTTCCGACTTCGGCCTGCAGCTGCGCGCCAAGCAGAAGCTGAAGGGTCACTATGGCGACGTTTCGGAAAAGCAGTTCCGCAAGGTCTATGAAGAGGCCGACCGCCGCAAGGGCGACACCTCGGAGAACCTGATCGGTCTGCTCGAATCGCGTCTCGACGCGGTCGTCTACCGCGCCAAGTTCGTGCCGACCATTTTTGCCGCCCGTCAGTTCGTCAACCACGGCCACGTCAACGTCAACGGCAAGCGCGTCAACATCGGCTCGTACCGCTGCAAGCCGGGCGACGTCGTCGAAGTGCGCGAAAAGTCGAAGCAGCTGGTCATCGTCCTGGAATCGGTCGGCCTCGCCGAGCGCGACGTGCCGGACTACATCGAAGCCGATCACAACAAGATGGTCGCGACCTTCTCGCGCATCCCCGGCCTGGCGGACGTTCCGTTTGCCGTCCAGATGGAACCGAACCTGGTCGTCGAATTCTATTCGCGCTAA
- a CDS encoding DUF3008 family protein, with protein MPATSKAQQKAAGAALSAKRGEAKKSELKGASREMYESMSEKQLEEFAETKRKGLPEKKSKD; from the coding sequence ATGCCAGCCACCTCGAAAGCCCAGCAGAAAGCCGCGGGCGCCGCGCTCTCCGCCAAGCGCGGCGAGGCGAAAAAGAGCGAACTCAAGGGCGCTTCACGCGAAATGTATGAATCGATGAGCGAGAAGCAACTGGAGGAATTCGCCGAGACCAAGCGCAAGGGCCTGCCGGAGAAGAAGTCGAAAGACTGA
- a CDS encoding RNB domain-containing ribonuclease has product MKSLTDPSQALATGLAKIRTEFHVPDGFPAEVMAAAEAAARRVPNQHADRTDMPFVTLDPAASTDLDQAFSIEASGGDLLLHYAIADVAWFVEDGDALDREAWTRGETLYLPDGKAGLYPPAIAEGVASLLPDGPRPAVIFTVRIAEDGATKLDVAERAIIQSRAKLAYDSVKAADVPAGFAEMARRMAMNEERRGASRVDPPEQEVERLADGTFKLSFRPLLQSEQDNAALSLAANMAIADAMLAHKTGLFRVMSEPDASKVQRLRNAAQALGLSWPASTSLRDYQRTLDPSNRQQAALMLEIRHAGSGASYQPYQEGVVPWHEAMAATYAHATAPLRRLADRYVVRCALAIANGQPVPQAVTDAFTGLPKVMGRADARASQINHAAIDLAEAVMLRGREGETFKAVVTDVNHGVRVQLADMPVVASLKASGLEQGDGLTLRLVSADPDQRSIVFEPA; this is encoded by the coding sequence ATGAAGTCTCTGACAGACCCCTCACAAGCGCTCGCCACCGGCCTGGCGAAAATCCGCACCGAATTCCACGTGCCGGATGGATTTCCGGCTGAGGTCATGGCCGCGGCGGAGGCGGCGGCCAGACGTGTGCCGAACCAGCATGCCGATCGAACTGATATGCCCTTCGTCACGCTCGATCCGGCTGCCTCCACCGATCTTGACCAGGCGTTCTCGATCGAGGCGAGCGGCGGCGATCTTCTGCTGCACTATGCCATTGCCGACGTGGCCTGGTTCGTCGAGGACGGCGACGCGCTGGATCGCGAAGCCTGGACGCGGGGCGAGACGCTTTACTTGCCGGACGGCAAGGCCGGACTCTACCCGCCGGCAATTGCCGAAGGTGTAGCGAGCCTGTTGCCGGATGGACCGCGTCCAGCGGTCATCTTCACGGTCCGCATCGCAGAGGACGGTGCGACAAAATTGGACGTTGCGGAGCGGGCAATCATTCAAAGCCGCGCGAAGCTCGCCTATGACAGCGTGAAGGCCGCCGACGTTCCGGCCGGCTTCGCCGAAATGGCGCGGCGCATGGCAATGAACGAGGAGCGTCGTGGCGCGTCGCGCGTCGACCCACCCGAGCAGGAGGTTGAAAGGCTCGCCGACGGCACATTCAAGCTTTCGTTCAGACCGCTGCTGCAATCCGAACAAGACAACGCCGCGCTTTCGCTGGCTGCCAACATGGCGATCGCCGACGCCATGCTGGCACACAAGACCGGATTGTTCCGGGTGATGTCGGAGCCGGATGCTTCCAAAGTGCAAAGGCTGCGCAATGCGGCGCAGGCTCTCGGGCTATCCTGGCCGGCCTCCACCAGCTTGCGCGACTATCAGCGGACCCTTGATCCGAGCAATAGGCAACAGGCGGCGCTGATGCTGGAAATCCGCCATGCCGGCTCCGGCGCGTCCTATCAGCCCTATCAGGAGGGCGTCGTCCCCTGGCATGAGGCGATGGCTGCGACCTATGCCCATGCCACCGCGCCGCTCAGGCGGCTGGCCGATCGCTATGTCGTGCGCTGCGCGCTGGCTATCGCCAATGGCCAGCCTGTGCCGCAGGCTGTCACCGACGCGTTCACTGGATTGCCGAAGGTGATGGGGCGTGCGGACGCCCGCGCTTCGCAGATCAACCATGCGGCCATCGACCTTGCCGAGGCGGTTATGCTCAGGGGACGCGAGGGTGAGACGTTCAAGGCCGTTGTGACCGACGTCAACCATGGCGTGCGCGTCCAGCTTGCCGACATGCCTGTCGTTGCCAGCCTGAAGGCCTCCGGGCTCGAACAGGGTGATGGTCTGACGCTAAGGCTGGTCTCGGCAGATCCGGATCAGCGCAGCATCGTCTTTGAACCTGCTTGA
- the murI gene encoding glutamate racemase — protein sequence MTEQPILMFDSGVGGLTVLREARVLMPDRRFVYVADDAAFPFGAWEEPALRTHIIDLFAKLLDRFAPVISVIACNTASTLVIDALRDRFPGHPFVGTVPAVKPAAERTRSGLVSVLATPGTVKRQYTRDLISKWAQKCHVRLVGSDRLAGLAEAYMREGFVDEEAVRAEIAPCFMEHDGMRTDIVVLACTHYPFLVNRMRKTAPWPVDWIDPAEAIARRAFSLLPPVDGPLPQGEPDIAVFTSGKADFAVSRLMQGFGLVVR from the coding sequence ATGACTGAGCAGCCGATCCTGATGTTCGATTCCGGCGTCGGTGGGCTGACCGTGTTACGCGAAGCGCGCGTGCTGATGCCGGACCGGCGCTTCGTCTATGTCGCGGACGATGCGGCTTTCCCGTTCGGCGCCTGGGAAGAGCCGGCACTGCGCACCCACATAATCGACCTCTTCGCCAAACTGCTCGACCGGTTTGCGCCGGTGATTTCGGTCATCGCCTGCAACACCGCCTCGACGCTGGTGATCGATGCGCTGCGCGACAGATTTCCGGGCCATCCTTTTGTCGGCACCGTGCCGGCGGTCAAGCCGGCGGCGGAGCGCACCCGTTCGGGCCTGGTCTCGGTGCTGGCGACGCCGGGCACGGTGAAGCGGCAATACACGCGTGACCTGATCAGCAAGTGGGCGCAGAAATGCCATGTCCGCCTGGTCGGTAGCGACAGGCTGGCGGGACTTGCCGAAGCCTATATGCGCGAGGGCTTTGTCGACGAGGAAGCCGTGCGCGCCGAGATCGCGCCCTGTTTCATGGAACATGACGGGATGCGGACCGATATTGTCGTGCTGGCCTGCACGCACTATCCGTTCCTGGTCAACCGCATGCGCAAGACCGCGCCCTGGCCGGTCGACTGGATCGATCCGGCCGAAGCGATCGCCCGGCGGGCCTTTTCGCTGCTGCCGCCCGTCGATGGACCGCTGCCGCAAGGCGAGCCCGATATTGCCGTCTTCACCTCCGGCAAGGCTGACTTTGCCGTCAGCCGGCTGATGCAGGGGTTTGGACTGGTCGTACGCTAG
- a CDS encoding RNA methyltransferase: MPVTKDPDNASPAGPAIILVEPQLGENIGMVARAMANFGLSELRLVNPRDGWPSEKARAAASRADHVIDAVKVFDDLASALADLNFVFATTARQRDGFKAVRGPVEAGRVLRARHTLGQRTGILFGRERFGLYNDEVGLADEIVTFPVDPDFSSLNIAQAALLMSYEWMKSGLEDETTTNFTGPEMKPASKEELHGLFAYLEGALEARGYFRPAPKKPKMVDNLRAVLTRAGFAEPELKVLRGIISSLDRFSPVMPRGDGSPGDDPRRLPAAARAGKAEADRPAHKPAGDDEDAPPLGGKGTDND, from the coding sequence ATGCCCGTCACCAAAGATCCCGATAACGCTTCACCCGCCGGTCCGGCCATCATCCTCGTCGAGCCGCAGCTTGGCGAGAACATCGGCATGGTCGCCCGCGCCATGGCCAATTTCGGTCTGTCGGAGCTGCGTTTGGTCAATCCGCGCGACGGCTGGCCGAGCGAGAAGGCACGCGCCGCCGCCAGCCGCGCCGACCATGTCATCGACGCCGTGAAAGTGTTCGACGATCTGGCCTCGGCGCTTGCCGATTTGAACTTCGTTTTCGCCACCACCGCCAGACAGCGCGACGGCTTCAAAGCCGTACGGGGTCCGGTGGAAGCGGGCAGGGTGCTCCGCGCCCGTCACACCCTGGGGCAACGCACGGGCATCCTGTTCGGCCGCGAGCGCTTCGGCCTCTACAATGACGAGGTCGGCCTTGCCGACGAGATCGTCACCTTTCCGGTCGATCCTGATTTCTCCTCGCTCAACATCGCCCAGGCGGCCTTGCTGATGTCCTATGAGTGGATGAAGTCGGGCCTCGAGGACGAGACCACGACCAATTTCACCGGTCCGGAGATGAAGCCGGCAAGCAAGGAAGAATTGCACGGCCTGTTCGCCTATCTCGAAGGCGCATTGGAAGCGCGGGGCTATTTCCGGCCGGCGCCGAAGAAGCCGAAAATGGTCGACAATCTGCGTGCCGTGCTGACGCGGGCGGGCTTCGCCGAGCCGGAGCTGAAGGTGCTGCGTGGCATCATCTCGTCGCTCGACAGGTTCTCGCCGGTGATGCCGCGTGGCGATGGGTCGCCGGGCGATGATCCAAGGCGGCTTCCGGCAGCCGCGCGCGCCGGCAAGGCCGAAGCGGACCGCCCGGCACACAAGCCCGCCGGTGACGATGAGGACGCGCCGCCGCTCGGCGGCAAGGGAACCGACAATGACTGA